Proteins from a single region of Festucalex cinctus isolate MCC-2025b chromosome 19, RoL_Fcin_1.0, whole genome shotgun sequence:
- the cldn35 gene encoding claudin-7: MVNTGMQLISFTCAVTGWIIAIAVTALPQWKVSAFVGSNILTSEIKWEGIWMSCVYQTTGHMQCKTYDSMLALPPDVQAARALMCLAIFMGWLSCTVSCCGMKCTTCAGDDRRAKAGIALSGGILFIVTGLCVLVPVSWTANTVVEDFYNPNVPVMHKRELGQAIYLGWAAAVILMISGAVLSSTCPLVEGGGRYRRGYVGRSFANSPASAPNLPKTITSTSLPLKEYV, translated from the coding sequence ATGGTGAACACGGGCATGCAACTCATCAGCTTCACCTGCGCCGTGACCGGCTGGATCATAGCCATCGCCGTCACGGCCCTGCCCCAGTGGAAGGTGTCGGCCTTCGTCGGCAGCAACATCCTGACGTCGGAGATCAAGTGGGAGGGCATCTGGATGAGCTGCGTCTACCAGACCACCGGCCACATGCAGTGCAAGACGTACGACTCCATGCTGGCCTTGCCTCCCGACGTCCAGGCCGCGCGCGCCCTCATGTGCTTGGCCATCTTCATGGGCTGGCTCTCCTGCACCGTATCCTGCTGCGGCATGAAGTGCACCACCTGCGCCGGGGACGACCGGCGGGCCAAGGCGGGCATCGCGCTCTCCGGCGGGATTCTGTTCATCGTGACGGGCCTGTGCGTTCTCGTTCCCGTTTCCTGGACGGCGAACACGGTGGTGGAGGATTTCTACAACCCCAACGTGCCCGTGATGCACAAACGGGAGCTGGGTCAGGCCATTTATCTGGGCTGGGCCGCCGCCGTTATTTTGATGATAAGCGGCGCTGTGCTGAGCAGCACCTGCCCCCTGGTGGAGGGAGGCGGTAGATACCGCAGGGGCTACGTGGGTCGCAGCTTTGCTAACTCGCCCGCTTCGGCGCCGAATCTACCCAAAACCATCACATCGACCAGTCTACCACTTAAGGAGTATGTGTAG